A single Tissierella sp. DNA region contains:
- a CDS encoding DUF3343 domain-containing protein has protein sequence MRKETYGVATFKSTHHTIQSEGVFKSKEIAIKTIPTPREITVSCGLAIIFALDDFPKVEEMIYNNEITIDGIYKYTKDGANSKAEKLI, from the coding sequence ATGAGAAAAGAGACATACGGAGTAGCTACATTTAAATCTACCCATCATACAATACAATCTGAAGGGGTATTTAAATCAAAAGAAATAGCAATAAAGACTATACCTACACCTAGAGAAATTACAGTTAGTTGTGGTTTAGCTATAATTTTTGCACTAGATGATTTTCCTAAGGTAGAAGAAATGATATATAATAATGAAATAACTATAGATGGTATATATAAATATACTAAGGATGGAGCTAATAGTAAGGCTGAGAAGTTAATATAG
- a CDS encoding mechanosensitive ion channel family protein translates to MSNNLKHLADNYLRTPDGDMNFLGKTLKILIIIIIIKLIISLTNKLIDRTLKNKKGKNIFINNKRANTIGEVLKKIVKYILYFIGIMIVLDMFNVNTTSILATAGIGGLAIGFGAQSLVKDIITGFFILIEDQYAVGDYIKIESLEGVVEELGLRVTKLRDFSGDLHIIPNGTVQVVTNKSRGAMRALVKVFVAYEEDIERVSKILEVICEDIKSKNDSILDGPSILGITDLGESNISITIVAKTKPMEQWSVEREIRRMVKEAFRKENIKTPYPGRVIFGGKEE, encoded by the coding sequence ATGTCAAATAACTTAAAACATCTTGCAGATAATTATTTGAGGACGCCAGATGGTGATATGAATTTCTTAGGAAAGACATTAAAGATATTGATAATTATTATAATTATAAAATTAATAATTTCTTTAACTAATAAACTTATAGATAGAACTCTAAAGAATAAAAAAGGAAAAAATATTTTTATTAACAATAAAAGAGCTAATACTATTGGTGAAGTATTGAAGAAGATAGTCAAATATATATTATATTTTATAGGTATAATGATAGTTTTAGATATGTTTAATGTCAATACTACATCCATATTAGCTACAGCAGGAATTGGTGGATTGGCCATAGGTTTTGGAGCTCAATCCTTAGTTAAAGATATTATTACAGGGTTTTTTATTTTAATTGAAGATCAATATGCTGTAGGAGATTATATTAAGATAGAATCATTAGAGGGTGTTGTTGAAGAATTAGGGTTAAGGGTTACTAAGTTGAGGGACTTCTCAGGGGACTTACATATAATTCCCAATGGAACAGTTCAAGTTGTAACCAACAAGAGCAGAGGGGCAATGAGAGCCTTAGTAAAGGTATTTGTTGCATATGAGGAAGATATTGAAAGGGTAAGCAAAATATTAGAGGTCATATGTGAAGATATTAAATCTAAAAATGATTCCATATTAGATGGACCTAGTATACTAGGTATTACCGACTTAGGAGAATCTAATATATCCATTACTATAGTAGCAAAAACCAAACCAATGGAGCAATGGTCTGTAGAAAGAGAAATTAGGAGAATGGTGAAAGAAGCTTTCCGTAAGGAAAATATAAAGACACCGTATCCAGGAAGAGTGATATTTGGGGGTAAAGAAGAATGA
- a CDS encoding DUF951 domain-containing protein → MILKYEVGDIITLKKGHPCGENKWEILRTGVDIKLRCLGCDRQIWIPRIDFEKRVRKILVDEKWISIIHHKEKDSKEE, encoded by the coding sequence ATGATATTAAAATATGAAGTGGGAGATATAATAACTTTAAAGAAGGGACATCCTTGTGGTGAAAATAAATGGGAAATATTAAGAACTGGTGTGGACATAAAGCTTAGATGTCTAGGTTGTGATAGACAAATTTGGATACCTAGAATAGATTTTGAGAAAAGAGTAAGAAAGATTTTAGTAGATGAGAAATGGATAAGTATAATTCATCACAAAGAAAAGGACAGTAAAGAGGAATAA
- a CDS encoding hemolysin family protein, whose product MGDESGAPITGQLLLILFLTLLNAFFAASEMAMVSVDKKKLLVQADEGNKKAKLLIDLLKEPSRFLSTIQVGITFAGFFSSASAAVGISDDFGMLLGRFGVPFAKDVAFISVTLILSYITLVFGELVPKRVALQNAEKFSMFAIKTVSIVSKMMSPFITFLSYSTNMIMRILGITTDGVEEKITLEEIRSMVEVGQEQGVINPSEREMIDNVIGFDDKLAEEIMTARTEVFMIDLEDPIEEYISEMLQLKYSRIPVYEGDVDDIVGILYIKDFLLEAYKVGFENLDIRKILRPAYFIPERKNINDLFMDLQNSKKHMAVLIDEYGGFSGIVTMEDLIEEIVGDIDDEYDHDEPDIRKIDDYNYYAKGVISIKELNSNLGTDLDEDSEDFDTLGGFLIDIMGYIPEDGEKEVVEYEDIEFHIEEINEKRIQVVHIILREEEVPPELEENLENK is encoded by the coding sequence ATGGGAGACGAATCTGGGGCCCCGATAACAGGACAATTGCTTTTAATACTTTTTTTAACATTATTAAATGCTTTTTTTGCTGCATCGGAAATGGCTATGGTATCAGTTGATAAGAAGAAGTTATTAGTACAGGCAGATGAAGGTAATAAGAAGGCAAAGCTTTTAATAGATTTACTAAAAGAGCCTTCAAGATTTTTATCTACAATTCAAGTTGGAATTACATTTGCAGGATTTTTCTCATCTGCATCAGCAGCAGTAGGTATTTCAGATGATTTTGGAATGTTATTAGGAAGATTTGGAGTTCCTTTTGCTAAAGATGTAGCGTTTATTTCAGTAACACTTATATTATCTTATATCACTCTTGTGTTTGGAGAGCTTGTACCAAAGAGAGTTGCTCTTCAAAATGCAGAAAAGTTTTCTATGTTTGCTATCAAAACCGTAAGTATAGTATCTAAGATGATGAGTCCTTTTATCACCTTCTTATCTTATTCTACAAATATGATTATGCGTATTTTGGGAATTACTACTGATGGTGTTGAAGAAAAGATTACTTTAGAAGAGATACGTTCAATGGTGGAAGTAGGTCAAGAGCAAGGCGTAATTAACCCAAGTGAACGAGAGATGATAGATAATGTAATAGGATTTGATGATAAATTAGCTGAAGAGATTATGACTGCAAGAACTGAAGTATTTATGATTGACCTAGAGGATCCAATTGAGGAATATATTAGTGAAATGCTACAGTTAAAGTATTCTAGAATTCCTGTATATGAAGGAGATGTAGATGATATTGTAGGTATACTTTATATTAAAGATTTTCTACTTGAGGCATATAAGGTTGGATTTGAAAATTTGGATATAAGAAAAATTCTTAGACCAGCTTATTTTATACCTGAGAGAAAAAATATCAACGATTTATTTATGGATCTTCAAAACAGCAAGAAACATATGGCTGTTCTTATTGATGAATACGGTGGATTCTCCGGTATTGTTACCATGGAAGATCTAATTGAAGAAATAGTAGGGGATATTGACGATGAATACGATCATGATGAACCCGATATTAGAAAGATAGATGATTATAATTATTACGCCAAGGGTGTAATTTCCATAAAAGAGTTAAATAGTAATCTTGGTACAGATTTAGATGAGGATTCGGAAGACTTTGATACTTTGGGTGGTTTTCTAATAGATATTATGGGATATATACCTGAAGATGGTGAAAAAGAAGTAGTTGAATATGAAGATATTGAATTTCACATAGAAGAAATTAATGAAAAAAGAATTCAAGTAGTACACATTATACTTAGGGAAGAAGAAGTACCTCCAGAATTAGAGGAGAATTTAGAAAATAAATAA
- a CDS encoding PLP-dependent aminotransferase family protein, with the protein MALKYADRMNNIKASEIRELLKLTQKPEIISFAGGLPAPESFPVEEFIKVTKEVLEKSGTKALQYASTEGDPDLRKAITKRMAKVEVNVNPEDILVTSGSQQGLDFAAKIFINPGDIIICESPTYLGAINAFKAYEPKFIEVSTDKDGMDMDELEEALKNNNNVKFIYVIPDFQNPSGKTWSVERRVRLIELANKYDIAIIEDNPYGELRFEGKILPAVKHFDTEGRVAFLGTFSKILCPGLRLGWIAASPEMLNKFIMVKQGADLQSSTISQMEAAKFFELYDIEAHIQKIIDLYRVRRDLMMKTIEEEFPKEATATYPEGGLFTWVVLPEYMNARELALKALEQNVAYVPGGSFFPNGGNENTFRLNYSNMDEERIVEGIKRLGKVLKDALR; encoded by the coding sequence ATGGCATTAAAGTATGCAGATCGTATGAATAATATTAAAGCTTCAGAAATTAGAGAGCTACTTAAATTGACACAAAAACCAGAAATTATATCCTTTGCAGGGGGATTACCAGCTCCAGAATCATTCCCAGTTGAAGAATTTATTAAGGTCACAAAAGAAGTTTTAGAAAAATCTGGGACAAAGGCATTGCAATATGCTTCTACTGAGGGAGATCCAGATCTAAGGAAGGCTATAACAAAAAGAATGGCCAAGGTAGAAGTAAATGTAAACCCTGAAGATATCTTAGTAACAAGCGGCTCCCAACAGGGTCTTGATTTTGCAGCTAAGATATTTATAAATCCTGGTGATATTATAATCTGTGAAAGCCCTACATATCTAGGGGCTATCAATGCATTTAAGGCTTATGAACCAAAGTTTATAGAAGTATCCACTGACAAAGATGGCATGGATATGGATGAATTAGAAGAAGCATTAAAGAACAATAATAATGTAAAATTTATTTATGTTATTCCAGATTTCCAAAATCCATCAGGAAAAACTTGGTCAGTAGAAAGAAGAGTTAGATTAATAGAATTAGCTAATAAATATGATATTGCTATTATTGAAGATAATCCATATGGTGAATTAAGATTTGAAGGTAAAATTTTACCTGCTGTAAAGCATTTTGATACTGAGGGAAGAGTAGCTTTCTTAGGTACTTTCTCCAAGATACTTTGTCCTGGTCTAAGACTTGGATGGATAGCAGCAAGCCCAGAGATGCTAAATAAATTTATTATGGTTAAACAAGGCGCAGACCTTCAATCAAGCACTATTTCACAAATGGAAGCTGCAAAGTTCTTCGAATTATATGACATTGAGGCTCATATCCAAAAGATAATTGATCTTTATAGAGTGAGAAGAGACTTGATGATGAAAACAATAGAAGAAGAATTTCCAAAGGAAGCAACTGCAACATATCCTGAAGGTGGATTATTTACATGGGTAGTATTACCTGAATATATGAATGCTAGAGAATTAGCACTAAAAGCTTTAGAACAAAATGTAGCATATGTGCCTGGAGGATCATTCTTCCCTAATGGAGGAAATGAAAATACATTTAGATTAAACTATTCAAACATGGACGAAGAAAGAATAGTTGAAGGTATTAAGAGACTTGGGAAAGTATTGAAAGATGCATTAAGATAA
- a CDS encoding ATP-binding protein: MEKKIFLSLVIIATVTAIITSVLLVILFYDYYNPTESIKVVFMSILPIITGLIVFILISLSLFSSVLTAKIIEPIKIAIHNIESILTEEEIKETKIYDELEPFLETIRNQKKEIESYIGKLKETEKIRREFTANVSHELKTPLTSINGFAEMIETGMTKGPDVIKSAAIIRKEGNRLLEIIDSIIKLSRLDEPSVKRELTYIDLFSIVEFICTNLQPSTKQNNISLSFTGEITTIKGNQRMIEDLVFILVDNAIKYNKLGGSVSVQISQDSKFGIIKVVDTGIGIPIDQQDRVFERFYRVDKSRSKKVNGTGLGLSIVKHTVEYHYGDLSLSSIEGEGTSIEVRLPK; this comes from the coding sequence TTGGAAAAGAAAATATTTTTAAGTCTTGTAATCATAGCAACTGTAACTGCCATTATAACATCTGTTCTACTGGTAATTTTGTTCTATGATTATTATAACCCTACTGAAAGTATTAAGGTTGTTTTTATGAGTATTTTACCTATTATTACAGGACTTATAGTCTTTATTTTAATATCATTATCCCTTTTTTCATCTGTACTTACAGCAAAGATTATAGAGCCTATAAAAATAGCAATCCACAATATAGAAAGCATATTAACTGAAGAAGAAATAAAAGAAACTAAAATATATGATGAACTTGAGCCTTTTTTAGAGACTATTCGTAATCAGAAAAAAGAGATAGAAAGCTATATAGGAAAATTGAAAGAAACTGAAAAAATAAGAAGAGAATTTACTGCAAATGTGTCCCATGAATTAAAAACCCCCCTAACTTCCATCAATGGTTTTGCTGAGATGATAGAAACTGGGATGACTAAAGGTCCAGATGTTATAAAGTCCGCAGCTATTATTCGCAAGGAAGGGAATAGACTTTTGGAAATCATAGATTCCATAATTAAATTATCTCGTCTAGATGAGCCATCGGTCAAAAGAGAACTCACTTATATAGACCTATTTTCCATAGTTGAGTTTATTTGCACAAATTTACAGCCTAGCACAAAGCAAAATAATATTTCCTTAAGCTTCACTGGGGAAATTACTACAATAAAAGGAAATCAAAGGATGATAGAAGACCTAGTCTTCATTTTAGTTGATAATGCCATAAAATATAATAAACTAGGTGGCAGTGTATCTGTCCAAATTTCACAAGACAGTAAGTTTGGTATTATTAAGGTAGTAGATACTGGTATAGGTATACCTATAGACCAACAAGACAGAGTCTTTGAAAGGTTTTATAGAGTAGACAAATCTCGCTCAAAGAAGGTAAATGGTACGGGTCTTGGTCTATCTATAGTGAAACATACTGTAGAATACCATTATGGAGATTTGAGCCTTTCAAGTATTGAAGGTGAAGGTACAAGTATAGAAGTAAGATTACCAAAATAA
- a CDS encoding response regulator transcription factor → MNVIYCVEDDESIRELVVYALKNNGFDSKGFESAEGLYNEIQTRLPDMILLDIMLPGDDGYKVLKNIRETSNTKDIPVIMLTAKNSEFDKIKGLDMGADDYISKPFGVMELVSRVKAVLRRSVKSEKIENQICVEELCIDVEKHIVLVNNVEVNLTFKEFELLHYLLKNLNIVLSRDSLMNAVWGTDFEGESRTVDVHIRTLRMKLGDAGRIIQTIRNVGYKIGG, encoded by the coding sequence ATGAATGTAATTTATTGTGTTGAGGATGATGAAAGTATTAGAGAATTAGTTGTTTATGCTTTAAAAAACAATGGATTCGACTCTAAGGGCTTTGAATCTGCAGAAGGCTTATATAATGAAATTCAAACTAGGCTACCTGACATGATATTGTTAGATATAATGTTACCTGGTGATGATGGATATAAAGTACTTAAGAATATTAGAGAAACTAGTAACACTAAAGATATTCCTGTTATCATGTTAACTGCAAAAAATAGTGAATTCGATAAAATTAAGGGTCTTGATATGGGAGCTGATGATTATATATCTAAGCCCTTTGGAGTTATGGAGTTAGTATCTCGAGTCAAGGCAGTACTTCGTCGTAGTGTAAAATCAGAAAAAATAGAGAATCAGATCTGTGTGGAAGAACTCTGCATAGATGTAGAAAAGCATATCGTCTTAGTAAATAATGTGGAAGTAAATTTAACCTTCAAAGAATTTGAGCTCCTCCACTATCTTCTTAAAAATCTAAACATTGTTTTATCCCGTGATAGTTTAATGAATGCCGTTTGGGGAACTGATTTTGAAGGAGAAAGCAGAACTGTTGATGTTCATATAAGAACCCTTAGAATGAAACTTGGTGATGCTGGTAGGATTATTCAAACTATTCGAAATGTAGGATATAAGATAGGGGGCTAA
- the phoU gene encoding phosphate signaling complex protein PhoU, translating into MRNRFDKELDLLNEELIEMGNIIESSIESAVTALIHQNVDLARRVVEGDKEVNDIEKSIERRCLKLLLQQQPVASDLRLISSALKMITDMERIGDQASDISEITIRLAGQKYIKELVHIPQMAEATIKMVKDSVDAYVKRDLELVEFVIKYDDVVDELFNVVKNELIGLIRESVEYGEQSVDLLMIAKYFERIGDHAQNIAEWVYYSITGDHYDSQEQ; encoded by the coding sequence ATGAGAAATAGGTTTGATAAGGAATTGGATTTATTAAATGAGGAACTTATTGAGATGGGTAATATTATTGAAAGCTCTATTGAGTCTGCAGTAACTGCATTGATTCACCAAAATGTTGACCTTGCAAGGAGAGTTGTAGAAGGTGATAAAGAGGTAAATGATATCGAGAAAAGTATAGAAAGAAGATGTCTAAAACTCCTTTTACAACAGCAACCTGTGGCATCTGATCTAAGGCTAATATCTTCAGCCCTAAAGATGATTACAGACATGGAAAGAATAGGAGACCAGGCCTCTGATATTTCAGAAATAACCATTAGACTTGCTGGTCAAAAATATATTAAGGAACTTGTCCATATACCTCAAATGGCAGAAGCTACTATAAAAATGGTAAAAGATAGTGTAGATGCCTATGTAAAAAGGGACTTGGAACTGGTAGAGTTTGTTATTAAATATGATGATGTGGTAGATGAATTATTCAATGTAGTTAAAAATGAATTAATTGGTCTTATTAGAGAAAGTGTTGAATATGGAGAGCAATCTGTAGATTTGTTGATGATAGCTAAGTATTTTGAAAGAATAGGCGACCATGCTCAAAATATAGCAGAGTGGGTTTATTACTCTATTACAGGGGATCATTATGATTCTCAAGAGCAATAA
- the pstB gene encoding phosphate ABC transporter ATP-binding protein PstB codes for MAKFIVENLDLYYGSFQALKNININIEENVITAFIGPSGCGKSTFLKTLNRMNDLVEGCKITGKVLLDGKDIYNKNNGNNIDVNLLRKRVGMVFQKPNPFPMSIYDNIAFGPRTHGIKSKDKLDEIVEKSLRGGAIWDEVKDRLKKNALALSGGQQQRICIARALAVNPEVILLDEPTSALDPISTSKIEDLVVELKKDYTIVMVTHNMQQATRVSDKTAFFLTGEIIEYGNTDDIFSKPRDQRTEDYITGRFG; via the coding sequence ATGGCTAAATTTATAGTAGAAAACTTAGATTTATATTATGGAAGCTTTCAAGCCCTTAAAAATATAAATATAAATATAGAAGAAAATGTGATCACTGCTTTTATTGGACCCTCAGGCTGTGGTAAATCAACATTCTTAAAGACACTAAATCGTATGAATGATTTAGTTGAGGGTTGTAAAATAACTGGAAAAGTACTCTTAGATGGAAAAGATATATATAATAAAAACAATGGTAATAATATTGATGTAAATCTTTTAAGAAAGCGTGTAGGTATGGTCTTTCAAAAGCCAAATCCATTCCCTATGAGCATCTATGATAATATTGCCTTTGGACCTCGTACTCATGGTATAAAATCCAAAGATAAACTAGATGAAATCGTGGAGAAAAGTCTTCGTGGTGGTGCTATATGGGACGAAGTTAAGGATAGACTAAAGAAAAATGCTCTCGCATTATCTGGAGGTCAACAGCAAAGAATTTGTATTGCTAGAGCCTTGGCTGTGAACCCAGAAGTAATACTCTTAGATGAACCAACCAGCGCCTTAGATCCTATTTCAACTTCAAAGATTGAAGACTTAGTTGTGGAATTGAAAAAGGATTATACCATAGTCATGGTAACTCATAATATGCAACAAGCCACAAGAGTATCAGATAAAACCGCATTCTTTTTAACAGGAGAAATTATAGAATATGGAAATACTGACGATATATTTTCTAAACCAAGAGATCAGCGTACAGAAGATTATATCACAGGAAGATTTGGTTAA
- the pstA gene encoding phosphate ABC transporter permease PstA — translation MKTLSILIKGLVLFATIATFSILFIIIGYILIRGIPYIKPSLFALEYNTENVSLFPAIITTLMMTFLSLLISAPIGIFTGFYLVEYAKSGNKLVEIIRITAETLSGIPSIVYGLFGLLFFVTALGWSFSIIAGAFTLSIMILPLIMRATEEALMSVPDSLREASFALGAGKLRTIFKIVFPTAMPGIFAGIILAIGRIVGETAALIYTAGTVPQIPKNLFSSGRTLAIHMYSLSSEGLYTNQAYATAVILLIVVIGINGLSSMVANKLSKGDLNG, via the coding sequence ATGAAGACCCTGAGTATATTAATCAAAGGACTTGTTTTGTTTGCAACTATTGCAACTTTTTCCATATTATTTATAATTATTGGGTATATTCTAATTAGAGGAATTCCTTATATAAAACCCTCTCTATTTGCTTTAGAATATAATACAGAAAATGTTTCTTTGTTTCCAGCTATTATAACCACATTGATGATGACATTTTTATCTTTACTTATCTCTGCACCTATAGGCATATTCACAGGTTTTTATCTTGTTGAATATGCAAAGAGTGGTAATAAATTGGTTGAGATAATTAGAATCACAGCTGAAACTCTTTCTGGGATTCCTTCTATAGTATATGGATTGTTTGGACTTCTGTTTTTCGTAACTGCATTAGGTTGGAGTTTTTCAATAATTGCTGGAGCTTTTACTCTTTCCATTATGATTCTTCCCCTTATAATGCGGGCAACTGAGGAAGCCCTAATGTCAGTGCCAGATTCGCTTCGTGAAGCCAGTTTTGCTCTAGGCGCTGGAAAACTTAGGACAATATTTAAAATAGTATTCCCTACAGCAATGCCTGGAATATTTGCTGGGATTATTCTTGCAATAGGCAGAATTGTAGGAGAAACTGCAGCACTTATATATACAGCAGGTACAGTTCCACAAATACCAAAGAACTTATTTTCATCAGGTAGAACATTGGCGATTCACATGTATTCCCTTTCCAGTGAAGGGTTATATACTAACCAAGCATATGCAACTGCAGTAATACTTTTAATAGTTGTTATAGGAATTAATGGATTATCGTCTATGGTAGCTAATAAATTGTCGAAGGGAGATTTAAATGGCTAA
- the pstC gene encoding phosphate ABC transporter permease subunit PstC, with protein sequence MKSKFFERLMEIIFFISACASIISVILICYFMFVNGIPAIGKIGIFDFLLGKDWSPSNIPPSFGIFPMIIGSIYVTAGAIVLGVPIGILTAIYLSRFCPKRLYKFLKPAVNLMAGIPSIIYGFFGLVVLVPVTSKLFGGTGNSILTASILLGIMILPTIIGLSEAAIRAVPESYYEGAVALGATHEYSVVFAMIPAAKSGILSSVVLGIGRAIGETMAVVMVAGNQARMPNGILKGIRTLTANIVIEMGYAADLHREALIATGVVLFVFILLINLLFSVLKRKVI encoded by the coding sequence ATGAAATCTAAATTCTTTGAGAGACTAATGGAGATAATATTCTTTATCTCCGCTTGTGCTTCTATAATATCAGTAATATTAATATGTTATTTTATGTTTGTAAATGGGATACCTGCCATTGGGAAAATAGGAATATTTGATTTTTTACTTGGCAAAGACTGGTCTCCTTCTAATATACCACCTTCCTTTGGTATATTTCCTATGATTATAGGAAGTATCTATGTAACAGCTGGGGCAATAGTCCTGGGTGTACCAATTGGGATTCTAACAGCTATCTACCTCTCAAGGTTTTGCCCTAAGAGGCTTTATAAATTTTTAAAACCTGCAGTGAATTTAATGGCTGGTATTCCTTCCATTATATATGGATTTTTTGGCCTTGTTGTATTAGTACCAGTTACAAGCAAATTATTTGGTGGGACTGGTAATAGTATATTAACAGCATCAATACTTCTTGGGATAATGATATTGCCAACAATAATAGGGCTTTCTGAAGCTGCAATTAGAGCAGTCCCTGAATCTTATTATGAAGGAGCCGTAGCTCTAGGTGCAACCCATGAGTATTCAGTGGTCTTTGCAATGATACCAGCAGCAAAATCAGGCATCCTATCTTCTGTAGTCCTTGGTATTGGTAGAGCCATAGGTGAAACCATGGCGGTAGTCATGGTAGCGGGAAATCAAGCTCGTATGCCAAATGGTATATTAAAGGGCATTCGTACTCTAACTGCCAATATTGTAATTGAAATGGGCTATGCAGCAGATTTGCATAGAGAAGCATTGATTGCCACTGGTGTTGTACTATTCGTATTTATACTACTAATTAATTTACTATTTTCAGTATTAAAAAGGAAAGTGATATAA
- a CDS encoding substrate-binding domain-containing protein, with translation MKKIFILVLSLVLAASLLVGCAPKEEDKVDTKDFDTSKDIVVVTREEGSGTRGAFVELTGIEEKDSSGNKTDRTTKEAITQMKTDTILTTVAGNEYAIGYVSTGSLNDTVKALNIDGIAATTENIKNGSYKIARPFNIATKGEVSAVAQDFMDFIMSKEGQEVVAKSYIAIDDNASPYSGSKPSGKIVVAGSSSVTPVMEKLREAYLAINTEAVIEVQQSDSSAGMQAAIDGTADIGMASRALKDSEKTELKDIAIALDGIAVITHIGNSINDLTIENVKSIFVGDMIKWSDIK, from the coding sequence ATGAAAAAAATATTTATTTTAGTGTTATCACTTGTTTTAGCAGCATCTCTTTTAGTAGGATGTGCTCCAAAGGAAGAGGATAAAGTAGATACAAAAGATTTTGATACATCTAAAGATATTGTAGTAGTTACTAGAGAAGAAGGTTCTGGTACAAGAGGTGCTTTTGTAGAACTAACTGGAATAGAAGAAAAGGATTCATCTGGTAATAAAACTGATAGAACAACAAAAGAAGCTATCACTCAAATGAAAACAGATACGATCCTTACAACAGTTGCTGGAAATGAATATGCAATAGGTTATGTATCAACTGGTTCACTTAATGATACAGTAAAAGCTTTAAATATTGATGGTATAGCAGCTACAACGGAAAACATTAAAAATGGAAGTTATAAAATAGCTAGACCTTTTAATATAGCCACAAAAGGTGAAGTATCCGCTGTAGCACAAGATTTTATGGATTTTATAATGAGTAAAGAAGGTCAAGAAGTTGTAGCAAAAAGTTATATTGCAATAGATGACAATGCATCACCATATAGTGGATCTAAACCAAGTGGTAAAATTGTAGTAGCTGGTTCTTCATCTGTTACACCAGTTATGGAAAAACTTAGAGAAGCTTATCTTGCAATCAATACAGAGGCTGTAATAGAAGTACAACAATCTGACTCATCAGCAGGTATGCAAGCTGCTATTGATGGAACTGCAGATATAGGAATGGCTTCAAGAGCTTTGAAAGATAGTGAAAAAACTGAACTTAAAGATATTGCTATAGCATTAGATGGTATTGCAGTAATTACTCATATAGGGAATTCTATAAATGACTTAACTATAGAAAATGTTAAATCCATATTTGTTGGAGATATGATTAAATGGAGCGACATAAAATAA
- the sigI gene encoding RNA polymerase sigma-I factor, which translates to MTKLLNIFNWKKTLEERVKDIQEGDEDDKNNLIQEYIPFIKKVLVNQLGSYIEVENDDYFSIGLIAFNEAIEKYDEERGNFLTFASVVIKSRLIDQLRKESRRSKEVFMSQLQREDDEDYYTNDVMAVEGFEAGIETKLDFASLVHSMKDFGVSLDDLINESPKHQDTRQTAIKIGKHVFENRRLCDRFLNTGNLPTNEIIRDLNVSRKAVQRSRKFIIAIILILNSNLDTLKGYISSNEGGN; encoded by the coding sequence GTGACTAAACTTCTCAATATCTTTAATTGGAAAAAGACTTTAGAAGAACGGGTAAAAGACATACAAGAAGGTGACGAGGATGATAAAAACAATCTTATACAGGAGTATATTCCATTTATAAAAAAGGTACTTGTGAATCAATTAGGGTCATATATAGAAGTAGAAAATGATGACTATTTTAGCATTGGACTTATTGCATTTAATGAGGCAATAGAAAAGTATGATGAAGAAAGAGGTAATTTTTTAACTTTTGCTTCCGTGGTGATAAAAAGCCGATTAATAGATCAGCTTAGAAAAGAATCTAGAAGGTCAAAGGAAGTTTTTATGAGCCAACTTCAAAGAGAAGATGATGAGGACTATTACACAAATGATGTAATGGCGGTAGAAGGCTTTGAGGCAGGAATAGAGACTAAGCTAGATTTTGCATCTTTAGTACACAGTATGAAAGACTTTGGTGTTTCACTTGATGATTTAATCAATGAATCTCCCAAGCACCAAGATACTAGACAGACAGCTATTAAAATAGGAAAGCATGTCTTTGAAAATAGAAGGCTTTGTGATAGATTTCTAAACACAGGAAATCTTCCTACAAATGAGATAATACGAGACTTAAATGTGTCTAGAAAAGCAGTCCAAAGAAGTAGAAAATTCATTATAGCAATTATATTGATTTTGAATAGTAATCTGGACACATTAAAGGGTTATATTTCTAGCAATGAAGGGGGTAATTAG